The genomic region TTCTCTTGTTAAGAATTCAAAACAGAGCAGAAGAGCTGTGACACTCCTCTTcattttttaacctttttattGGTACAATAGAATATTCAAAAACGTTTATGTTAAACGTCAACgaaaagtttattaaaactatcaccttcgaaataaacatttaaacattttgcaTTTTACGAATAAAATTTTCTTGTgggtaaatatgtaaatatgaaagaaaatccATGACACAAAGCGTttagatatataattatttctatatatgCTATTATAGCCTACTAACttgtatcaaaataattttggagCCTCACTACATCCTAGTTGCCATatctaatacattttaattatagtcTTGTACCGTTACTTTCATCGCAAAATGTTGTCATGTCAAAGCATACCATCCCTCTCTGTAAGTTTTCTGTGATTCATCAAGTGTAAGAAGACGGTGCTTTCAAAGTGCCATTTTCAGTATTCTGATCCAACATAAATACATAAGCGACTTGAGCAGtatgtatttgtttaattattcacCTTTTTATTAAATGGCTTGAACTACGAGACAATTAAACGAGAGATATGCTTGAAAGCGTTATCTTAATGAATCCATAACCTGTTGGTACATTTCTAGATctagatccttcttgattattatgggtattgttgtttaaagttagtgGACAACTTTTGCCTCTGACCTTTGAATTCGTAAATTCTCATCTCTTACAAGATGCCTCATTTTGCTTACTACGGCTGTGGTACAACTTGTTGCGTGTCTTTTTTACAAGGTTCTGGTACCCCATATTGGTCCATATATCTTAGTTTTCCGATGCCATTAAGTAAAAGGAATATCTATTACTTGGAAATTTCAAATCTCcttactgaataaatatatattattagagattattaatattttgagtcTTATAACGTAAATAATATCAATAGGTTATTTTTCAAGaggaaattaaaacttatttactTTTGTCGTAGGTCATAAAATATATCTACCATACGTTTTACTTGTCAATGCTAGTTATccttaaaatgaaagaaatttaaaccatctcctatttttaaattgcatttcttggaaaaaagaaaaatctgatattacaactctttttttttattgcattgATGAGTGTTACTAAGTATTTCAAAACATGCTTTGAATATGTAATTGCAGAACGTCAGGTTAGTATctgatattatacaataataccGATAACTTGCACAAACGTAtgatttcaaaacataaatattcataaaatatctcACATACAAATTAATTTCCTGAATAttagttctttatattaaaaagCTGCATTCATACACTTTAGAGAATAAATATAAGTCACGAAAATATAGAGCAAGAAAATGCGTTTGTAGTATTAAACGtaagtaaaacaaagaaattcattTTACATCaatggaaaaagaaaaaagtttaatgtCATGTAAATAAAGAGATTAATCCTGATAAAGGTAACATATATCTTCAGAGCTTTTTTCTCCTATGTTGACATATAACTAGATTATTTGCTGAGTATAAAAATGTTGTCTTCTGATACTGAACAACAATCAAATTTTGACCATCATACGAAGCATTTTTGAATGACCTAAGCTTATCTATTTTTATGCACATATTAAGTGAGAGGCCACACACCACAAACGTTTGTGACACAAGTACCACATGCGTCATGTTTATCATAAAGTATTCTTTGGCTCACACTACCGAAGCATCCTCAGTAAAACTCTTGTCAGaggtagtttgtttttatcatgaaAAATGTTCCTTACAAAGTGTGGAACACTATTTGACACCAACACGAACGCATCAGTTATTTAACttgaaatacaatagtatattgCAAAGTGTTAACTATGTTGATTATTTTAAGATACCTCATTCACTGGCATACCCAGTTGAACCAATTCTTACAAATTTCGTAATCGTATCAATgctatttataaatttatgatataAGTTTCTGTCTGAATTAATAAAGCACCTTAATGAAAGCTGATATGAAATTAAAAAGCGTTTATATTTTACTGACAAGATTTAAACTAATACCTACGCCACATTAGAAGTCGCCGTTCCGTGTAGCAGCGTATGTTCTAGTCATTAAACTATCGGTCTTAGTggcattttaataacaaatatttcggTTATATATGACAATAAAGAACAATTAAATCTAGtcaaaaagtttttaaaaacatgtttatgaagatcaaataacacacattatAGAGACTATTTCTAGAAATACAGATAATGtgtttcagaaataattaaactactatttcacgactgaaattaaaattacatctcaaatataaagttaaaataaatcgtataattgtactttactaaaacaaataaacatttaaaaaaacaattttgctcgaaaatattagtaataatatattgttgttttagagcaaaaccacttTGGGCTATTTGATGTATTCACCGCGGGGAAACAAATCTCAAATTTTAGCCTTTTAGGTCCGTTAGCTTTCCGTTGTTCTACCGAGGGCGGAGCTGATAATACTGAAAGTGATTTCATTGAAACTATTATGGATCTCACCAGATATTCGATGTTTAGAAGTTTTGTATAGGCTTATTTATTGGAACAAATGTAGCTtcaaaattaagagaaaaataaactctACATGAAAATTTTTATCATCACAGCACATGTTgtcgtttttttaatttccacaCACATAACCAATCTTTAGAATATCCTCATCTTACATTGTATAAAATGTGTTGTAATTTTTcacatattgttgtttttcaattacaAGTACGGCCTGAAacctttttattaatttttacaactaacccaaatcaaatacataaacatttgGTAACTGataactgtttcaacactgttttgTGGAATTATACATGTTTTGCTCCAGAAACTTCATTTACTCCATTAGAGGACTTTGTGCTGGAAGTGCTAAATTTTGAGTTTGAAGCACTGGacgtgttatttttatttctaaaagctGCTAGTCGACAGCTTTCCCTTTTCTTTTTCCTACACAAACAGTCCTCCACTATAAATGTCCTTATCCCTCTGTGCCACCAAGCGTAGATAAGAGGATttaacaatgagttaaaaaatccTAGAACTGCTAGAACAGTAGCCATTGTCACAGCTAACTGCATATTTGGTTTGGCTACATAGACGATCACAGCAATAAAATAGGGAAACCATGACAACACAAAAGCACTGAGTGTAAAAACTACCACTTTAATAGCCTTCCAGTTCTTCTTATCTCTACCTTCTTGGTTTAGGCAGGTAAtagtaaatattttcctttgCCCTTTAGAATGACATCTTTGAGAAAATACAGGTTTTAAGTTTTTCTCATCCTGGATTTCCGACATATGAATGTTTTCTGGAGACTTATCCACTGTGTTGTGCTTTCTAATTCTCACCTGGCGGATGGCTTTGTATAAGATGAACgtatataatacaacaataatcCCAAGAGGAAGAAAAAAACCAATGGTTACAGTAAATAAAAGGTGTTCTGGTTTGGCTGCTGTGACATACCAACATTGTGATCCATTACCGGGATAGGACCACCCCATAGCCGGTGAAAATCCAATCAGAACACATATAACCCATGAGAAACCAATCATTAATCTGGCTCGTTTTGTCGTCATCCAGTTTTTATAATAAAGCCCATAAGCTATGAAGATAAAACGGTCAATTCCGATCAAAGTGATACTCCAGCTAGAAGCCAATGACGCACTTACAATACTTCctggaagaaaataaaataaataaggatgATTAAAGGTAAACTAAATATTCCTGTGAAATAACCTTTAcagaaagatgaaaaataataacattaaatatatttcaaagagTGAGTTTTTAGATGAAACACAATAACTGTACATAGCTATAAAagtcatatatttttatttttctgcgaCAGTTCCAGCTTAACTCTAGAACTGTAATTCGTGGTACTGACTTAATTTTTCTTCTTATCCACGAAAGTGATGGCTATAACCATGTTGAAATACATGAGTTAATATTCCCAAAATGATGTTAGGATTTGataataagtaaattaatttaaagtgATTGCACAAAGATGTTAACTGGATAGGTATATCTTGATAGTTATCATTTGGACtaccttcttgatgacgagaaacccacttgaaatgaaaatgtatctcagaacgtctggtatgggtattaacacttttattgataagcagaaaacaacgtttcgaccttcctagtcatcttcaggttaagatgacgtaggaaggtcgaaacgttgttctctgcctatcaataatagtgttaataccacaccagccgttctgagatatatttggACTATctgtttttgataaataaaaatatagcttttaaatagtttaatagtatttatatttaattataaatattcatacactgatttatatgttataataatagtgtTATTCGCTTTAAGTATTCTGTAGTTCTCTCCTTATGAAACTTATATTATCTTTACAAATTCTTCAAAGTGTGATGAAATACATGCATCATTATATAAAATGATTTGATGGTAAttgaaatttattacaaaaataattaatgagtttggaataaaaaatgctaatattttaatgaaaatttaaatcaAGTATATAACACAAGGTACTCAGtattataccattatttaataaaaactatcCCACTTATTAAAACAGTCAGACATTATCATAAGAATATCAGTTAACTTACATTGTAGGAAAGCAATGGCGTTCAACAGTAACTTACCAAGTTGGATCAAACAGCAGGTTTGTGTTCTAATGGAATCAGGATAAAAGTGCCCAACAAGCACAGTAATGCCCGTTAAGACATCAGAAAGAGCTAAGTTGCCCAGAAACAAGTATGTACTTTTAGGAGTTACCCCTTTTTTCAAAAGCAGTCCAGACGAAATCACTACGGCGGAGTTAATTAGCACAATGACTGCCCCAATAATTGGAATAAAAATGTCATAAACTAACATTTGTGCCTTTTCACTGGAGGGAATATTGGTACCATTCACAGGTAAGTCGTCTTCAAAAGGAATGATGAATTCGGTGCTCTGAGTGTAGGTGCTTTTTGACTCGTTGAATTTGGATGGATCCATTCCAATAAGCGAACTTTTCACTTCTAAGACTACTTCTTTGAAGAGATGAAAAAGTATTAACTTTAATTTcaatttacacaaatattatatatttagtttattaatatctttattttttgttattttccatgcagacataattaaataaatttcacacattaattataaagttatcaAACTCGTCAGATTTTAATGTAAGCTTATAATCTATACAAAGAACGTATTTGTATATATTAGGGGCTGGAATTGGTGTCTTAAGCCTAAACACAACCTTACTCGTGTTTGAGCATAATGACCGGATCTGAAATGCTTAGGATTCAGGAATACCCGTCCGTAATTTTGATTTAGTGACCAAAGAAGAAGGAGACGCCATGTTTGTTCGACATTTTGGACAGAATAACAGGTTTGACTAGAAAAGTTACAACCCCCTCATAACTGAAAATACCGAAGCGCATTATGTGACATCATATCTCACAATCAAACCCTTGGCTTTGCATTTCGACATGCTATTGAATAGGCTCTCCTCAGCCCAATATAGTAGACATAAGAACGGTGACGAGAAAAAAACTTCAAATCTTATATAAGctgttttttaacttaatttttcacTGTCGTAAACGCAGAAAGGCTTAAACTAACTATCTTGGATACAACCAATTACAGATATGTTATATGTTTATTCGTTCATCTTATGTTCTTGAGCTGTATGAGACAATGTAAACTAAGTCAATGCTTAAAATTAATAACGTTGTAATTAGTGATTACAAACACTGTGACacctaacaaattaaaataaacaaaaactagtgTCTTGAGTGTTTCGTCTATTATAATTGCATATTGCTGGATGTTCGGTTACGACTCGCTACTTACTTCACTGTTGTCATAGCATTGAAGTGCTGTATTATCAGCGTTCTCAACTggttgttaaaatgtatttgtccacaatgttatatttttttaaccaaTAACATGACTTGAATCTGAAATCTATAAGCAGTGTCGGTGTTTGAGAGGTTGCATAAATCAGTGAGTTGGCAGAAATTAACATTCTCTGAGGCTTATTTCAATTACAGTATAGGAAATATTTTCTATACAATCCTCCAAGGACACATAAAATATGTTGTAAAAAGAAATCAGACACAATTATAACACACGTGAATCTTCATTTCTAATTCTACCTTGACCCCTGGTGGCTCAGCACTGATGTTTGacggcttataacgttaaaatgcGGGATTTGGTCCCTGTGATTGGCGAAGAGAGCACACACTGTGCAGATAAAACGAACAAAAACCTTACAAACTTTCGTCACGTGTGTCATAGTAGTCAGTTTCATAGTTGTGCTAAGCAACTGAAAGCATGATTTCATAAACGCTTAATATTTGCCTGTGCCGGATGCCCCCgatagtacaacggtatgtctacagatttagaacgctaaaaccaggggttcgatttccctcggtgggctcagctgatagcccgatgtggttttgctataaaaacacacacacacaaacgtgtGCCACATTTGTCAAATACTTTATATTGAGCCataattaagttaattaaaataaaaaagtgaattatgttttctgaaactaaacagttattttcaCTACTGTTGTGTGCAATAAACGGTATGCACAAAGATGCGTccgttttttaatattttttttttagttttagaaatTATAGCTTGCTAAACTGAAGATTAATCACACTTTCTAATATAGTTTAGAAAATACATAGAATTATTTTTCTCGAATGTTGATCGTATTTGGTGTGGTCATAATTACCTGATAAAGGGTAGTTACTGGGATACCAGTTTCTTCCGCTATAATTCTTCTTTACAAAAAAAGAggcagaagaaaagaaaaaaatcagcaGTTGACTTcgaagtgtcattgaaagcttgTGAACCTCTGGCTAAGAAGCGTTCGTAAAccttttctaatattttgttaattgcaCCAGGAGATATACTTCATTTCAAAAGCATCTTGGGTTCAAGAgttcttttttataaatacaatgtatGAAGGTGTTGCTTAATATTTGCGATAGGAATATGTTTCTGGAAACTCCTAAACACTCtactgtgttatttgtttttatctctcCTATCCTCTACTCTTTGAAATGTTCTCGTTTGGTTCTACGTCACTTCATGCTGAAACAATCTGCTGCTGCATTTCGTTATCGGATGGTCAAGAATTTGCAGTGAAATTAGGATATATGTGCGATGAATGTCATCAATGACACGCCAGTATGTAAAGTAATGCAAATCGTTCTAATAAAATGCGATTAGTTTTCTGATTAGGTAGGGCGTGGCCTAATAGCTATCATGCTAAACTATACATTTGATGGTTTACGTTTCGAATTTTGTTGTCGTAAAATCGTGCTCCACATTTAGGGTTGTGgttgcattataaaagtgacggcTATATCCTGATAGTCGATTAGAATAACCCAAATGTTACCACTGGATTATGTTCACTAGTTGTCTTCTGTTTAGTCTAGTGGTTCAACATTAGTGAAAGTTAATGCACGTGACTCATGTGTAGCTTTTCTCAATTATccgaaacaaaaatacaaacctCTGTGATTGTGCATATGTATAGACATAGTTTATTATTCCAAATGATGACCTTCAAactcttttattaataattaatttaaatttgtaagtttgtctaatttaatagtaatttaCTTTTGCTTCATAAGTTTTCAAActtatgctttgtttgtttgttttggaatttcgcacaaagctactcgagggctatctgtgctagccgtccctaatttagcagtgtaagactagagggaaggcagctagtcatcaccacccaccgccaactcttgggctactcttttaccaacgaatagtgggattgaccgtcacattataacgcccccacggctgggagggcgagcatgtttggcgcgacgcgggcgcgaacccacgaccctcggattacgagtcgcatgccttacgcgataggccatgccaggccctcaaaCTTATGGACTCAAATATTTTACAGCTTTATAGCAATGGTGCTTTCATCAATTCACACCATATTATAGATATTGAATTACTAGATATTTTGTTTCGTAACGAAAATCGTCTGACAACTTCCAAgttagaatatttagaaaaaataaaaactcggcaaataattataaaaatataattactttataattcGTTAAGTTATTATATAAACTTAATTACCTTGTAACtcagttattataaaaatttagttaattgtaactcggcccggcatggccaagcgtgttaaggtgttcgactcttccgagggtcgcgggttcgaatcccggtcgcaccaaacatgctcgctctttcagccgtggggac from Tachypleus tridentatus isolate NWPU-2018 chromosome 1, ASM421037v1, whole genome shotgun sequence harbors:
- the LOC143249364 gene encoding glucose-dependent insulinotropic receptor-like translates to MDPSKFNESKSTYTQSTEFIIPFEDDLPVNGTNIPSSEKAQMLVYDIFIPIIGAVIVLINSAVVISSGLLLKKGVTPKSTYLFLGNLALSDVLTGITVLVGHFYPDSIRTQTCCLIQLGSIVSASLASSWSITLIGIDRFIFIAYGLYYKNWMTTKRARLMIGFSWVICVLIGFSPAMGWSYPGNGSQCWYVTAAKPEHLLFTVTIGFFLPLGIIVVLYTFILYKAIRQVRIRKHNTVDKSPENIHMSEIQDEKNLKPVFSQRCHSKGQRKIFTITCLNQEGRDKKNWKAIKVVVFTLSAFVLSWFPYFIAVIVYVAKPNMQLAVTMATVLAVLGFFNSLLNPLIYAWWHRGIRTFIVEDCLCRKKKRESCRLAAFRNKNNTSSASNSKFSTSSTKSSNGVNEVSGAKHV